One Takifugu rubripes chromosome 2, fTakRub1.2, whole genome shotgun sequence genomic region harbors:
- the ppp2r5eb gene encoding protein phosphatase 2, regulatory subunit B', epsilon isoform X4 translates to MDTLSDLKMKEYKRSTLNELVDYVTVSRGYLTEQAYPEVVKMVSHNIFRTLPPSDSNEFDPEEDEPTLEASWPHLQLVYEFFIRFLESQEFQPSIAKKYIDQKFVLQLLELFDSEDPRERDYLKTVLHRIYGKFLGLRAFIRKQINNIFLRFVYETEHFNGVAELLEILGSIINGFALPLKAEHKQFLVKVLIPLHTVRSLSLFHAQLAYCIVQFLEKDPTLTEPVIRGLLKFWPKTCSQKEVMFLGELEEILDVIEPTQFVKIQEPLFKQISRCVSSPHFQVAERALYYWNNEYIMSLIEENSSVILPIMFASLYRISKEHWNPAIVALVYNVLKAFMEMNSTLFDELTATYKSDRQREKKKEKEREELWKKLEDLELKRGLRSDGIIPT, encoded by the exons ATGGACACGCTGTCAGACCTCAAGATGAAGGAGTACAAGCGCTCCACGCTCAACGAGCTGGTGGACTACGTGACCGTCAGCCGCGGCTACCTGACGGAGCAGGCCTATCCCGAGGTCGTCAAAATG GTGTCTCACAACATATTCCGGACTCTTCCGCCCAGCGACAGTAACGAGTTTGACCCAGAGGAGGACGAACCGACGCTCGAGGCCTCCTGGCCACACCTACAG tTGGTATACGAGTTCTTCATCCGTTTCTTGGAGAGTCAGGAATTCCAGCCCAGCATTGCCAAAAAGTACATAGACCAGAAGTTTGTCCTACAG CTCCTGGAGTTGTTTGACAGCGAGGATCCTCGGGAGAGAGACTACTTGAAGACAGTCTTGCATAGAATCTATGGCAAATTCCTGGGGCTGAGGGCTTTTATACGAAAACAGATCAATAATATTTTTCTACG TTTTGTTTATGAAACGGAGCACTTCAACGGGGTGGCCGAGCTGTTGGAGATCCTGGGGAG TATAATCAACGGTTTCGCTCTGCCGCTGAAAGCAGAACATAAACAGTTCCTGGTTAAGGTGTTGATCCCGCTCCACACGGTCAGGAGTCTGTCCCTCTTCCACGCACAG TTGGCGTATTGCATTGTACAGTTCCTAGAGAAAGACCCGACATTAACAGAACCG GTCATCAGGGGTTTACTGAAGTTCTGGCCTAAAACCTGCAGTCAAAAAGAG GTGATGTTTCTGGGCGAGCTGGAGGAAATCCTGGACGTCATCGAGCCGACGCAGTTTGTCAAGATCCAGGAGCCCCTCTTCAAACAGATCTCCAGATGTGTCTCCAGCCCACACTTCCAG GTTGCGGAGCGAGCTCTCTACTACTGGAACAACGAGTACATCATGAGCCTGATCGAGGAGAACTCCAGCGTCATCCTGCCCATCATGTTCGCCAGCTTGTACAGGATCTCCAAAGAGCACTGGAACCC GGCCATCGTGGCGCTGGTCTACAACGTGCTGAAGGCCTTCATGGAGATGAACAGTACCTTATTTGATGAGCTGACAGCCACTTACAAGTCAGACCGCCAGCG ggagaagaagaaagagaaggagcggGAAGAGCTGTGGAAGAAGTTGGAGGATTTGGAGCTGAAGCGGGGCCTTAGGAGTGACGGGATCATCCCAACTTAA